In Megalopta genalis isolate 19385.01 unplaced genomic scaffold, iyMegGena1_principal scaffold0050, whole genome shotgun sequence, one DNA window encodes the following:
- the Sumo gene encoding small ubiquitin like modifier gives MSDEKKETKTESEHINLKVLGQDSAVVQFKIKKHTPLRKLMNAYCDRVGLAIAAVRFRFDGQPINELDTPTTLEMEEGDTIEVYQQQTGGLC, from the exons ATGTCTGACGAGAAGAAG GAAACTAAAACAGAATCAGAGCACATAAATTTAAAAGTACTGGGACAGGATAGTGCAGtagttcaatttaaaattaaaaaacacACACCACTCAGAAAATTAATGAATGCCTACTGTGATCGTGTT GGTTTGGCGATTGCAGCAGtaagatttagattcgatgGACAACCCATAAATGAATTAGATACACCGACAACTCTTGAAATGGAAGAAGGCGATACAATAGAAGTTTATCAGCAACAGACGGGAGGATTGTGTTGA
- the LOC117226655 gene encoding DNA polymerase delta subunit 2, translated as MIHKINEGGNNLLVKPDDGKPQVFKRQQVECVNLSKRFISTRNDYSKQFAHIYSTRLAELREVLIPQVKTKWGTIPIVKLAELENLEGKECVIIGTLYKHQQWKPSILRELSEDHQLSVPCSRLNYCSEKDIPYLEDEMLRIKLVGEKVHLKDIVTGVVCAVRGNENSDGTFMVKDWCLPGCAPKKNIIECPSNGKLVLVSGLNLSQSRDSLAMSLFVDWLSGMAGNMKIQKDGTSIVRLVIAGNTVKDSSTIPSAMDKVDKEIDTIKTMDTFLCDLAKCCAITLMPGEHDPTNAMLPQKPLHPCLLPKSFRLESFKSTTNPWIGRVDGQLIIGNSGQSIKDIIKATGETDISAIEWLERSLLWRHMCPTAPDTLLACPYYKEDLFIMKECPDIYFVGNTEKYETKLWKGDENKAVRLISIPRFSTAHAAVIVNLENLDTQCISFSNA; from the exons ATGATTCATAAAATCAATGAAGGAGGCAACAACTTGCTCGTCAAACCAGATGACGGTAagccgcaagtatttaaaaGACAGCAAGTTGAATGTGTCAATCTTTCAAAAAGGTTTATCAGCACGAGAAATGATTACTCAAAACAATTCGCACACATATATTCTACCAGACTTGCTGAATTGAGAGAGGTTTTAATTCCACAAGTTAAAACTAAATGGG GAACTATCCCTATAGTTAAATTAGCTGAGTTAGAAAATTTAGAAGGTAAAGAATGTGTAATAATTGGTACGCTTTATAAGCATCAACAATGGAAGCCATCAATCTTGCGTGAGCTCAGTGAAGACCATCAACTCAGTGTACCTTGTTCTAGATTAAATTACTGTTCTGAAAAAGATATACCTTACCTGGAAGATGAAATGTTACGTATTAAATTAGTAGGTGAAAAAGTTCATCTTAAAGATATTGTCACTGGTGTTGTTTGTGCTGTACGAGGTAATGAGAACAGTGATGGAACGTTTATG GTCAAAGATTGGTGTCTTCCTGGTTGCGCtccaaaaaaaaatataattgaatgccCATCCAATGGGAAATTAGTGCTAGTATCTGGTTTAAATTTATCCCAAAGTCGTGATAGTTTAGCAATGAGTCTTTTTGTGGATTGGCTGTCTGGAATGGCTGGTAATATGAAAATACAAAAAGATGGAACCTCCATTGTCCGTCTCGTTATTGCAG GTAACACTGTAAAAGATAGTAGTACAATACCTTCAGCAATGGATAAAGTAGATAAGGAAATTGATACAATCAAAACTATGGACACATTTTTATGTGATTTGGCGAAATGTTGTGCCATTACTTTAATGCCAGGAGAACATGATCCTACAAATGCCATGTTACCCCAAAAACCACTTCATCCATGTTTGTTACCTAAATCGTTTAG ACTTGAAAGTTTTAAAAgcactacaaatccatggattGGTAGAGTTGATGGACAATTAATAATTGGTAACAGTGGTCAATCAATCAAAGATATCATCAAAGCAACTGGTGAAACAGATATTTCAGCAATTGAATGGCTTGAGAGATCTTTATTATGGAGACACATGTGTCCGACTGCTCCAGACACATTATTAGCTTGTCCATATTACAAAGAAGATCTGTTTATTATGAAAGAATGTCCAGACATATATTTTGTAGGAAATACAGAGaaatatgaaacaaaattatgGAAGG GCGATGAAAATAAAGCAGTAAGATTGATATCAATTCCTCGTTTCAGTACTGCTCATGCAGCTGTTATAGTAAATCTAGAAAATTTAGATACACAGTGTATTTCCTTCAGTAACGCATAG